The Phoenix dactylifera cultivar Barhee BC4 unplaced genomic scaffold, palm_55x_up_171113_PBpolish2nd_filt_p 001135F, whole genome shotgun sequence genome includes a region encoding these proteins:
- the LOC103712621 gene encoding probable indole-3-acetic acid-amido synthetase GH3.1 — translation MPEAPKPMQTWASAAAPEEHRKVLDYVEDVTVNADEVQRRVLSEILTQNAPAEYLHRHGLSGHATADPDAFKRLIPVITYEDLQPDVLRIAHGDTSPILSGRPISEFLTSSGTSGGERKLMPTIHDELDRRSLFYSLMTPVMSQFVPGLDKGKAMYLYFVKSESRTPGGLVARPVLTSYYKSRHFLERPFDPYNILTSPNEAILCPDSYQSMYAQLLCGLVQRADVVRVGAVFASGFLRAIKFLEKHWPRLCCDIRTGMLDTEITDRAVREAVERVLRPDPGLAGEIETECSKASWQGIIRRIWPNTKYIDIIVTGAMAQYIPTLEFYGGGLPLACTMYGSSECYFGINLNPMCKPSEVAYTLIPTMAYFEFLPVHHINHGAKDYDQRDLVDLVDVKLGQEYELVVTTYSGLYRYRVGDVLRVAGFKDKAPQFNFVRRKNVALSIDSDKTDEVELHAAVRNAVNHLEPFGASLVEYTSYADTSSIPGHYVLFWELKAGGTAVPPSVFEDCCLAAEESLNSVYRQGRACDKSIGPLEIRVVEEGTFDKLMDYALSQGASINQYKAPRCVRSGPAVELLDGRVQSRFFSPKCPKWVAGHKQWIIDNGGV, via the exons aTGCCAGAAGCTCCCAAACCCATGCAGACCTGGGCCTCTGCCGCGGCACCGGAGGAGCACCGCAAGGTTCTTGACTACGTCGAGGATGTGACTGTTAATGCCGACGAGGTCCAGCGCCGCGTGCTCTCGGAGATCCTTACCCAGAATGCACCTGCCGAGTATCTGCACCGCCATGGGCTGTCCGGCCACGCCACCGCCGACCCCGACGCCTTCAAACGCCTCATCCCTGTCATCACCTACGAAGATCTCCAGCCCGACGTCCTCCGCATCGCCCATGGCGACACCTCGCCCATCCTCTCCGGCCGCCCCATCTCTGAGTTCCTCACTAG CTCCGGGACATCGGGCGGCGAGCGCAAGCTCATGCCCACGATCCACGATGAGCTCGACCGTCGATCGCTTTTCTATAGCCTGATGACGCCGGTGATGAGCCAATTCGTGCCGGGCCTCGACAAAGGCAAAGCAATGTACCTCTACTTCGTGAAATCGGAGTCCCGGACCCCCGGCGGCCTCGTCGCCCGCCCGGTCCTCACCAGCTACTACAAGAGCCGCCACTTCCTCGAGCGGCCTTTCGACCCCTACAACATCCTCACCAGCCCCAACGAGGCCATCCTGTGCCCGGACTCGTACCAAAGCATGTACGCCCAACTGCTGTGCGGCCTGGTCCAGCGCGCCGACGTGGTCCGGGTGGGCGCTGTGTTCGCCTCCGGCTTCCTTCGGGCCATCAAATTCCTGGAGAAGCACTGGCCCCGCCTGTGCTGCGACATCCGGACCGGCATGCTGGACACCGAGATCACCGACCGGGCCGTGCGTGAGGCCGTCGAGCGCGTGCTCCGGCCGGACCCCGGGCTCGCAGGCGAGATCGAGACCGAGTGCAGCAAGGCCTCGTGGCAGGGCATCATCCGCCGGATATGGCCGAACACAAAGTACATCGACATCATCGTCACCGGCGCAATGGCGCAATATATTCCCACTCTCGAATTCTACGGCGGCGGACTCCCATTGGCATGCACGATGTACGGGTCGTCGGAGTGCTACTTCGGTATCAACCTTAATCCCATGTGCAAGCCTAGCGAGGTTGCCTACACCTTGATCCCCACCATGGCCTACTTTGAGTTCCTTCCGGTCCATCATATCAACCACGGCGCCAAGGACTATGATCAACGTGACCTGGTCGACCTCGTTGATGTGAAGCTCGGGCAGGAGTACGAGCTCGTCGTCACTACCTACTCTG GGTTGTATCGATATAGAGTCGGCGACGTGCTTAGGGTCGCCGGATTTAAGGACAAGGCACCGCAGTTCAATTTTGTGCGGCGGAAGAATGTGGCCCTAAGCATTGATTCGGACAAAACGGACGAAGTGGAGCTCCATGCAGCGGTGAGGAATGCGGTGAACCACCTGGAGCCATTCGGGGCGTCGCTGGTGGAGTACACAAGCTATGCCGACACCTCGAGCATTCCCGGCCACTACGTGCTCTTCTGGGAGCTGAAGGCGGGTGGGACGGCCGTGCCGCCGTCGGTGTTTGAGGACTGCTGCCTGGCGGCGGAGGAGTCTCTGAATAGCGTGTACCGGCAAGGGCGGGCGTGCGACAAGTCGATCGGGCCGCTGGAGATCCGAGTGGTGGAGGAGGGGACGTTCGACAAGCTCATGGACTATGCGTTGAGCCAGGGAGCATCGATCAACCAGTACAAGGCACCGCGGTGCGTGCGATCGGGGCCCGCCGTCGAGCTGCTCGACGGCCGGGTACAGTCCCGGTTCTTCAGCCCAAAGTGCCCCAAATGGGTTGCCGGACACAAACAATGGATCATAGATAATGGTGGCGTCTAA